The following coding sequences are from one Penaeus monodon isolate SGIC_2016 chromosome 21, NSTDA_Pmon_1, whole genome shotgun sequence window:
- the LOC119586238 gene encoding polyamine-modulated factor 1-binding protein 1-like, with product MRNKNKIFPLSTSNNNKETVVGRERLYSSENISQESGWHGDNYSNITRERKHQNLEVRYGEMGRKRNLSKEMTLEIEQTSSKESKRSKFDVDEKGKVVPVKENAAKIPPRILDESKTNKCKNSGKRHGKQRDPLEEIKKLKKFIEDLKRTNEKALTKEIARRLKVETVSKKREIVLAHILEQNQKLKSQVKESDIALTLIERERERVNQLLLENERALVEAARTKEKFSRSAEEKDKALENNKKELEDLQMDLKRKEKTHENEIEKYKTDVSSMEKEVGTLKLCLAKREELYEKDFAAANEIIKEKKKALENLQSEKSWLCGEIRNRGEEFLSVKEVIMKLRNSLIEQRKKLSVYQVGKSQEYEEMTNSLIENIITEEEKSLCGEKQSAQALSLEEAIGSLDCIIWDIKGQLTSLIEELSKIDAYKLKLIQDMMGEKESLQNAAKLQQEKLNETVAEHENCRTEIEVLSESLALEVEKSKKVLEEAQKKMEQKEQEAETLTKLKEHLEADLEANKKHYTLLIEKESYWKQQLSNAQNCIEELTAAKSFLAQQLQAIDLSKEQLRKELKLGIPKQKVWNLDQELTKLCDLKRQLDEEKKKSLGVSRHLLEEKNRNKNLLQKLESKENLKNTRDPDQPSRCTSESQTTSSLEEEMHTILENNRKVQLTLEAERQVSEDFYKELLLEKRKNTFLNDCFKHECTESSKDMEYQLSFFAWMADKYRARMRRMDELSSTMQEFTENLEDQ from the coding sequence AtgagaaacaagaacaaaatctttcctctttcaacaagcaacaacaacaaagaaactgTTGTAGGACGAGAAAGATTATATTCTAGTGAAAATATATCACAAGAGAGTGGATGGCATGGAGACAATTATTCAAATATCACACGAGAGAGAAAACATCAAAACTTAGAAGTTAGATATGGTGAAATGGGCAGAAAAAGAAATCTTTCCAAAGAAATGACTCTAGAAATTGAGCAGACAAGCAGCAAGGAAAGTAAGCGCAGCAAATTTGATGTTGACGAGAAGGGTAAAGTTGTGCCAGTTAAAGAAAATGCTGCAAAAATACCACCAAGGATTCTGGATGagagtaaaacaaacaaatgtaaaaatTCAGGAAAAAGGCACGGCAAACAAAGAGATCCTTtggaagaaattaaaaaactGAAGAAGTTCATAGAGGATTTAAAACGCACAAATGAAAAGGCCTTGACAAAAGAGATTGCAAGAAGATTGAAAGTGGAAACTGtttcaaagaaaagagaaattgttTTGGCACACATTTTAGAACAAAACCAGAAACTAAAGAGTCAGGTAAAGGAAAGTGATATTGCACTCACATTaattgaaagggagagggaaagggttaatCAGCTCTTGTTGGAGAATGAACGCGCACTAGTTGAAGCTGCAAGAACAAAGGAAAAGTTCTCCAGAAGCgcagaggaaaaagacaaagctctggagaacaataaaaaagaactaGAGGATTTGCAAATggatttaaaaagaaaggaaaaaactcaTGAAAATGAAATTGAGAAGTATAAGACTGATGTTTCAAGTATGGAGAAGGAAGTAGGTACATTGAAATTATGTTTGGCAAAGAGGGAGGAATTATATGAAAAGGATTTTGCAGCCGCCAATGaaataatcaaagagaaaaagaaagctttGGAAAATTTACAAAGTGAAAAAAGCTGGCTGTGTGGAGAAATCAGAAATAGGGGAGAAGAATTCCTGTCAGTGAAAGAAGTGATAATGAAGCTCCGAAATTCCTTAATAGAGCAGAGGAAAAAACTTTCTGTTTACCAGGTAGGAAAGAGTCAAGAATATGAGGAAATGACAAATAGCCTAATAGAGAATATAAttacagaagaggaaaaaagtctCTGTGGAGAAAAACAGAGTGCCCAGGCACTGAGTCTGGAGGAAGCAATTGGTAGTCTTGATTGCATCATATGGGACATCAAGGGTCAGCTTACATCATTAATAGAGGAGTTGTCTAAAATAGATGCATATAAATTGAAGCTGATACAAGATatgatgggagagaaagagagtctaCAGAATGCTGCAAAGCTACAACAGGAAAAGTTAAATGAGACTGTTGCAGAACATGAAAACTGTAGAACAGAAATAGAGGTCTTAAGTGAGTCACTAGCTCTTGAGGTAGAGAAGTCAAAAAAAGTGTTGGAAGAAGCACAAAAGAAGATGGAACAAAAGGAACAGGAGGCAGAGACTCTCACTAAATTGAAAGAACACTTAGAAGCAGATctagaagcaaacaaaaaacattacacaTTACTGATTGAAAAGGAAAGTTATTGGAAGCAACAGCTAAGCAATGCTCAAAACTGCATTGAAGAACTAACTGCTGCAAAGAGCTTTCTTGCACAGCAGTTACAGGCTATTGATTTGTCTAAGGAACAACTCAGAAAAGAACTTAAACTTGGAATACCTAAGCAAAAAGTGTGGAACTTAGACCAGGAACTGACAAAATTGTGTGACTTGAAAAGACAActggatgaagaaaagaaaaagagcttGGGTGTGAGTCGCCATTTGTTGGAGGagaagaacagaaacaaaaacttACTCCAAAAACTTGAGAgcaaagagaatttgaaaaacaCAAGGGACCCAGACCAGCCATCTCGCTGTACCAGTGAAAGTCAGACAACCAGTTCCCTTGAGGAAGAAATGCACACCATTttagaaaataacagaaaagtcCAGCTGACTTTGGAAGCTGAAAGACAGGTATCAGAAGATTTCTACAAAGAGCTGTTGCTAGAGAAACGAAAGAACACATTTTTAAATGACTGCTTCAAACATGAGTGCACAGAATCTTCAAAAGACATGGAGTACCAGCTCTCCTTTTTTGCTTGGATGGCTGACAAGTATCGTGCCAGGATGCGTAGAATGGATGAGTTGTCAAGTACAATGCAGGAGTTTACAGAAAATTTAGAAGACCAGTGA